Proteins from a single region of Pirellulales bacterium:
- a CDS encoding UDP-glucuronic acid decarboxylase family protein, with protein MYLKRILVTGGAGFLGSHLCERLLDQGHDVICLDNFFTSQKSNVAHLLPRPNFELIRHDITIPIWLEVDQIYNLACPAAPGHYQFNPIKTMKTSVMGAINLLGMAKRCRAKYLQASTSEVYGDPEIHPQVESYRGSVNPIGPRACYDEGKRAAEALCMDYHRMNGVRVCIPRIFNTYGPRMHPYDGRVVSNFIRQAVAGESITIFGDGLQTRSFCYRDDLVEGLIRLMNCETDYAGPVNLGNPGEFTIKELAELVGELLGRPLKLIHQPRPIDDPARRQPDISLAKRLLNWEPRVTLREGLRQTIQYFQALDLRLYRPPSPNF; from the coding sequence ATGTACCTCAAACGGATTTTGGTTACCGGCGGAGCGGGCTTTCTGGGTTCGCATTTGTGCGAACGGTTATTAGACCAGGGACATGATGTTATCTGTCTGGATAATTTTTTTACCAGCCAAAAGTCCAACGTCGCGCACCTGTTGCCACGGCCAAATTTTGAGCTCATCCGCCATGATATCACCATTCCCATCTGGCTAGAGGTCGACCAAATCTATAATCTGGCTTGCCCCGCAGCGCCGGGACATTATCAATTTAATCCCATCAAGACCATGAAAACGTCGGTCATGGGGGCGATCAATCTGCTTGGCATGGCCAAGCGCTGCCGGGCCAAGTACCTGCAGGCCAGCACCAGCGAAGTCTATGGCGATCCCGAAATCCATCCCCAGGTGGAATCGTATCGCGGCTCGGTCAATCCCATCGGTCCGCGGGCCTGTTATGACGAGGGAAAACGGGCCGCCGAGGCCCTCTGCATGGATTATCACCGCATGAACGGCGTGCGGGTCTGCATCCCGCGCATCTTTAACACGTATGGCCCCCGCATGCATCCCTATGATGGGCGGGTCGTGTCAAACTTTATTCGCCAGGCAGTCGCGGGAGAATCAATCACCATTTTTGGCGACGGGCTGCAAACCCGCTCGTTTTGTTATCGGGATGATCTGGTCGAGGGACTCATCCGCCTGATGAACTGCGAAACGGACTATGCGGGACCGGTCAACCTGGGCAATCCCGGCGAATTCACGATCAAGGAATTGGCGGAACTGGTGGGGGAACTGTTGGGCCGGCCCCTCAAGCTGATCCACCAACCCCGGCCGATCGACGATCCCGCGCGTCGGCAGCCGGATATCTCGCTGGCCAAACGCCTGCTCAACTGGGAACCGCGGGTCACTTTGCGCGAGGGGTTGCGGCAGACGATTCAATATTTTCAGGCGTTGGATTTGCGGTTGTATCGACCTCCTTCGCCAAATTTTTAG